The DNA sequence ATTAGGCGCACGAATGACAGCAATGGAAATGGCTACAGAAAACGCAAAAGAAATGATTAGAACTTTGCAAATTAAATTCAATAAAGAAAGACAAGCTGCAATAACTAAAGAAATTTTGGAAATAGTTTCCGGTGCAAATGCACTTAAATCTGCGTAAATTGTTCTTAAATTTATTTAAATAAAATGCTCGAAGATATTACTTTAAAATTAGAAAAAGCCTTAAAAAAAGTAACCGGGCAAGGTAAAATTACGGAAGCCAATATTTCTGATACATTAAGAGATATTAGGCGTGTTCTTTTAGATGCTGACGTAAATTATAAAGTTGCAAAAGATTTTATTGATCAAGTTAAAGAAAAAGCTTTAGGTCAAGAAGTTCTTGTTTCGGTTAAACCCGGTCAACTCATTACAAAAATTATTTATGATGAGTTAACCGAATTAATGGGTTCAACAAAGCAAGATTTAACTTTTAATCCAAATGGACCAACAATTATTTTAATGGTTGGATTGCAAGGAAGCGGTAAAACAACATTCAGCGGAAAACTTGCAAAATACTTAAAAGATAAAAATAGAAAAGTTTTGCTTACAGCTGCGGATGTTTATAGACCGGCGGCAATTGATCAATTAAAATTATTAGGCAAGCAAATAAATGTTCCGGTTTTTAGTATTGATGGAAGCAAAGATGCAGTAAAAATTGCGGATGAATCAATAAAATTTGCAAAAGAAAATTCCTTAAATACAATTATAATTGATACAGCCGGAAGATTGCATGTAAATCAAGAACTTATGGATGAAGTTCTTGAAATTAAAAAAGTTGTGAATCCAACAGAAATTTTATTTGTTGTTGATTCAATGACCGGACAAGATGCTGTAAATTCTGCAAAAGCATTTAATGAAGTTGTAAATTTTGATGGAGTTGTTCTTTCAAAACTTGATGGTGATTCAAAAGGCGGATGCGCGCTTTCTATAAAAGCTGTAGTTCAGAAACCTATAAAATTTGTAAGTCTTGGTGAAAAATTAGAAACGATAGAAATTTTTCATCCGGATCGTTTAGCTTCAAGAATTATTGGTCGCGGAGATGTAATTTCTCTCGTTGAAAAAGCTCAACAGCAATTTGATGAGAAAGAAGCCGAAGATTTAGAGAAAAAATTACTTACAAATAAATTTGACTTTGAAGATTTTCTTAAGCAAATTAAGATGATAAAGAAAATGGGTTCTTTAAAATCGTTGATTAATATGATTCCGGGTGTAAGTTCGGCAGTGAAA is a window from the Ignavibacteriota bacterium genome containing:
- the ffh gene encoding signal recognition particle protein — encoded protein: MLEDITLKLEKALKKVTGQGKITEANISDTLRDIRRVLLDADVNYKVAKDFIDQVKEKALGQEVLVSVKPGQLITKIIYDELTELMGSTKQDLTFNPNGPTIILMVGLQGSGKTTFSGKLAKYLKDKNRKVLLTAADVYRPAAIDQLKLLGKQINVPVFSIDGSKDAVKIADESIKFAKENSLNTIIIDTAGRLHVNQELMDEVLEIKKVVNPTEILFVVDSMTGQDAVNSAKAFNEVVNFDGVVLSKLDGDSKGGCALSIKAVVQKPIKFVSLGEKLETIEIFHPDRLASRIIGRGDVISLVEKAQQQFDEKEAEDLEKKLLTNKFDFEDFLKQIKMIKKMGSLKSLINMIPGVSSAVKNAEIDDKQLVRVESIIQSMTKEERSKPKILNGSRRKRIARGSGNSIQDVNRLIKQYDEMQKMMKQFNSKGGKKLLGNLNNLKYN